The following DNA comes from Mycobacteriales bacterium.
TCGCGACGTAGCCGGTGAACCCTCCCCCGAGCGGCTCCCCGACCTGGATCGACCACGCCTTCTCGAGCTCGGCGATCAGGTCGGTCAACCCGGCGAGCCAGTCCTCGCCAGCCGCGCCGAGGTGCAGCGCCTTCTGCCGGACGACCGGCGACACGGTCCGCTCCCGATCGGTCATCGCACGATCCTCCCCCACTGCGGTGGCGGCCGGTCGGGTACGTCGTGGATCATGCGGGCGTGCTGATCGTCGTCTGTGGCCTGCCCGGAACCGGAAAGAGCACCGTCGCCGACGCCGTCGGCGAGACGTTGGGGGTACCCGTCTTCTCGGTCGATCCGATCGAGGCGGCGATCTGGCGTGCGGGTGTACCGGCGAGCCACGAGACCGGAGTGGCGGCCTATGAGGTGGCCGCGACGTTGGCAGCGCATCAGCTCGCCCTGGGGCTCACCGCGATCGTCGATGCTGTGAGCGAGATCGAGATCGCGCGGAACATGTGGCGCGAGGCGGCCCGCCGTACCGGCACGCAGATGCGGGTCATCGAGGTCGTCTGCACCGATGAGGATCTGCACCGCCGCCGGCTCGAGGGCCGGCGCCGGGACATCGAAGGCTTCTACGAACCGACCTGGGAGTCGGTGCAGGAGCGCCGGAAGGAATACGAGCAGTGGCAGGACGAACGGCTCGTGCTGGACTCCACGGAAGATCGGCGGGACAACCTCGACCGGGCGCTCGACTATTTGCAGACCGGGGTCACGGCGCCGCGGACATGAATATCTCGTGAGAGGTCTGCACGCGAAGGTCCTCCAGCGTCTCGATCTGGTCGTGCGCCCGCTCGAGCAGGAGGTCGAGCCGTTGGGCGTCGAACCGGCCGTCGCGCTCCGCCAAGGAACGCAGCGAGCGCCAGCACGCGGCCTTGCCCTCGACACCCAACCGCAGCGTCTCCAGTTCGATGAGGGAGCTCAGCGGTGACCGGCCCAACAGCTCGCCGTTGAGCTTGAGGCGGGTGACCTTCTCGGCGGCCCAGGCCGACCAGACCTTGTAGTGCCGGACCGGTACGCCGAGCTTGGTCATGATGTCGAGCAGGGCGCCACGATCCTCGGTGATGTCATCGACGAACGGCGCCAGCGTGCCGCCCATAGGCGTCCCGCGGTGGGCCGCGGCCACCCGGCGGGCCAGTTCGAGGCCGCTGGTCGATCCGGCCAGATGATCGTTGAGGTAGATGCCGAGCAGGTCGGACCCGGATCGGCCGGACTCCGGGTGTCGACGGACCCTCGCCATGACGCCTCCTGCCTCTGCGGCCTCTGCGTATGGGCCTCGGTGGATGGGCCTCGGTGTGTGGCTGGTCGGGCCCATGCTGCCTCGCCAAGACCATACCGGGGC
Coding sequences within:
- a CDS encoding AAA family ATPase; translated protein: MLIVVCGLPGTGKSTVADAVGETLGVPVFSVDPIEAAIWRAGVPASHETGVAAYEVAATLAAHQLALGLTAIVDAVSEIEIARNMWREAARRTGTQMRVIEVVCTDEDLHRRRLEGRRRDIEGFYEPTWESVQERRKEYEQWQDERLVLDSTEDRRDNLDRALDYLQTGVTAPRT